Sequence from the Candidatus Thermoplasmatota archaeon genome:
GTGCGGTGGAGCTGGAAGTAATACTATAGCACGATGTTTTGAATCAAACATCGTTGGTGCTGAGTTAATATCAATTAACACCGATGCACAACATCTTCTCCTATCACCATCACCTCATAAAATTCTCATCGGACGTCATCTAACTCGTGGACTTGGTGCTGGTTCCCTCCCGCAAATTGGCGAAGAAGCTGCACGAGAAAGCGAACAAGATATCAGAAACGCGATAACTCCTGCAGATATGGTGTTTGTCACGTGTGGTCTCGGCGGGGGAACAGGAACTGGCTCTGCCCCAGTGGTTGCTCAAATCGCAAAAGAATCAGGAGCACTCACTATTGGCGTTGTTACGACACCGTTTGGAGTAGAAGGATCAGTTCGAGCAGATAACGCAGAGTTAGGTCTGCGACGGCTCAGAGAAACCTGTGATACAGTTATTGTAATTCCCAACGATAAACTCCTCGAGATCGTCCCAAATCTTGCACTCAATGCTGCGTTTAAAGTTGCAGATGAAGTACTCATGCGATCAATCAAAGGGATAACAGAAATGATCACCATGCCTGGATTGGTCAACCTTGACTTTGCAGATTTAAAAACAGTAATGAAACGTGGCGGTGTTGCTATGATCGGTCTTGGCGAAGCGGAAGGTGAAAATAAAGCGGTCAACGCGGTATTAGAAGCGTTAAATTCACCACTTCTCGAAGTCGATATCTCCGGAGCCACAGGTGCACTGGTAAATGTTATCGGTGGAGACGATATGACGCTTGCAGAAGCCCAGCAGGTTGTCGAAGAAGTCTATGCAAAAATCGACAAAAACGCTCGTATTATCTGGGGAACAACTGTTGATCCGAAGCTTCGTAAAACGATACGTACAATGCTTGTCATAACTGGTGTTAAATCAAAACAAATCCTTGGTCCAAGTCATCGAACTGAAGAATCAGGGATCGGAATCGACGTAATCACATAATATATATTTTTACATGAACCACAGGAAAACGGTGCAGAAAAACAAGCATATTATTTATATATATCCTACTCTTTGACGCTTTCGTACATAGTATAGGTGTTACCAGTGGAAGAAAAACCAGGAATTATCCAAAAAGCATGGCAATTGCAGCAAAAAATTGAAGCACGACAGCAACGGATCGGCAAAGGAAAATACGGACGAGTCTTGATGATGGCACGGAAACCAACCACTGAAGAATATGAAAAATCACTAAAAATCACAGGATTAGGCATTATCATAGTTGGAGCACTCGGTTTTGTTATTTATATCATACGAGAAATTGTCGCCCCATGGATTCTCACGGCATTAGGTTATAAATAATTGATAGGTTTGGGAACAATCATGGAAAATACCAATTTTCAACCACCTCTTGAAGAAAAATCACGGTTGTTTACCGTTAAAACACAAGTTGGAAAGGAACAAAACTGCGCCGACTTAATCAACAGCCGAGCGAAAAAATCAAAACTAAATATCCCAGCAATCCTAGTAACTCCTGAACTTAGAGGCTATATTTTTATCGAGGCTTTTGATGAGGAACTTATTAAAAATTTAATCAAAACGATTTCCTACGCTCGGAACATGCTTGAAGGTGAGATTCCCATTGAACAAATCGAACATTTTCTAACCCCCACGTCAGCTGTTGCAAAAATCACTGAAGGAGATATCGTCGAAATGGTTGCAGGACCATTCCGAGGTGAAAAAGCAAAAATTACCCACATTGATTATAGTAAAGAGGAAATTACGGTTGAACTGCTTGATTCACTCGTTCCAATTCCTATTACTGTTCGAGGAGAACAAGTGCGAATCATTAAACGTAAAGAGGAAGAAGGTAAAAAAGAAGAGGTAAAGTAACATGGCTGAAAAAGTAGAAGCACTCGTCGATGGTGGAAAAGCAACTGCTGCTCCTCCACTTGGCCCAGCTCTTGGCCCACTTGGTGTTAACATCATGCAAGTAATCAACAGCATCAACGATAAAACCAAGCAATTCCAAGGAATGAAAGTACCGGTAAAGATTATTGTTGATCCAAAAACAAAAAATTTTGAGATTGAAGTCGGTACCCCGCCTGCATCAGCATTGATACTAAAAGAGGTCAAAGCGGAAAAAGGTTCAGGAACTCCTTCAAAGACAAAAATTGGGAATATCACAATTGATCAGGCGATCAAGATTGCAAAAATGAAAGAAGCAAGTCTGCTTGGAAAAGATCTGAAAAATCGAACTAAAGAAATCATTGGAACCTGCACATCAATGGGTGTAACTGTTGAAGGAAAAAAACCAACAGAGGTTATCCAAGCGATCAAC
This genomic interval carries:
- the ftsZ gene encoding cell division protein FtsZ, whose product is MKIAGVKDDELEEVLAGLKTTIKVVGCGGAGSNTIARCFESNIVGAELISINTDAQHLLLSPSPHKILIGRHLTRGLGAGSLPQIGEEAARESEQDIRNAITPADMVFVTCGLGGGTGTGSAPVVAQIAKESGALTIGVVTTPFGVEGSVRADNAELGLRRLRETCDTVIVIPNDKLLEIVPNLALNAAFKVADEVLMRSIKGITEMITMPGLVNLDFADLKTVMKRGGVAMIGLGEAEGENKAVNAVLEALNSPLLEVDISGATGALVNVIGGDDMTLAEAQQVVEEVYAKIDKNARIIWGTTVDPKLRKTIRTMLVITGVKSKQILGPSHRTEESGIGIDVIT
- a CDS encoding protein translocase SEC61 complex subunit gamma, encoding MEEKPGIIQKAWQLQQKIEARQQRIGKGKYGRVLMMARKPTTEEYEKSLKITGLGIIIVGALGFVIYIIREIVAPWILTALGYK
- a CDS encoding transcription elongation factor Spt5 — translated: MENTNFQPPLEEKSRLFTVKTQVGKEQNCADLINSRAKKSKLNIPAILVTPELRGYIFIEAFDEELIKNLIKTISYARNMLEGEIPIEQIEHFLTPTSAVAKITEGDIVEMVAGPFRGEKAKITHIDYSKEEITVELLDSLVPIPITVRGEQVRIIKRKEEEGKKEEVK
- a CDS encoding 50S ribosomal protein L11, with the protein product MAEKVEALVDGGKATAAPPLGPALGPLGVNIMQVINSINDKTKQFQGMKVPVKIIVDPKTKNFEIEVGTPPASALILKEVKAEKGSGTPSKTKIGNITIDQAIKIAKMKEASLLGKDLKNRTKEIIGTCTSMGVTVEGKKPTEVIQAINKGEYDSKFR